The Peptacetobacter hiranonis DNA window TTAATATACTGAAAGAGTACATAGAATCTTGTTTATAAATTAAGGAGGGGAATTTTACTTGATAGATAAGAAAATTCATTATGTTTGGCTTGGAGGGCCAAAAGGAAATGTTGAAAATATATGTATTAATATTTGGAAGGATAAGCTTCCAGATTATGAGATTATAGAGTGGAATGAGAAAAATTTTGACATAGAAAAAGAAATTAAAGGAAAAAAATTCCTTGAAGAATGTTATAAACAAAAGCTTTGGGCATTTATAGCAGACTATATAAGATTAAAGGTTCTATATGAGCAAGGTGGGCTTTATATGGATACAGATATTCAAGTGCTAAAGGATTTAACTCCTCTTATGGAAGAAAATAGGCTATTCTTTGGATATGAAAGTAAAGAATATGCAAATGGAGCTATAATAGGTGCTGAACCACATCATCCTTTTATTAAGGATATGCTTGAATTTTATAATGAAGACGTTATGAATAGTAACTTGTATACAATTCCAAAGATAATGACTTATATACTTAATGAAAAGTATGAAAAGTTTGATAGAAATAATTTTTCTGAAGGAATAAGAGTTTACGACGAAGAGTATTTTTACCCATTTAATTATAATGAAGAATATACAGATGACTGTATTACAGAAAATACTTATGTTATTCATTGGTGGGGAAAAAGTTGGGCCAAGAAAAGAAATTATTTCCTAGAAACTAAACATATGTCTGGATTTGAAAAAATTTATAAGTGTATGAGAATTTTTGCGAGCAATACTTTGTTGAGCCTGAAGAGGAGACGTTAGTATGGATATATTAAAAAGAAAAAATAATAATTTAGATAAGATACTGTTTAGTTTTACTCTATTTGTAATTTTATTAAGAAGATATATGATTTTCAACTTAGAGCCTACAGCATTTGTAAATAAGAGTACGTCGTTGTTATTTTATGGCTCTATAGCACTTCTTATGTTTCAGTTTATTCTTATAAAAAAACATAATATTACTGAAATTGCTATTTTTTTAGCTGCATGTGGTTTATATGTTTTTACTAGGGAAGGTGCTATTTTAGTATTAATTCTTTTAGCTATTACTATTAAAGATATTGATGATAAATATGTTGTAAAAAATTATCTTATTATAAATGCTTTATTTATAATAGCATTTATACTTATAGGTAACTTTTTACCAGATTTGATAAAGATTTCAGATACTCATTATAGATTTAAAGACGGTATATACATAGTTAGAAATTGTTTTGGATTACACAATCCTAACCTTGTATTCTTCTATTCTATAGGGGTTTATGCTGCATATATATTCTTGAGATTTGATAAATATAATATGGTGGACAGAGCGATTTTATTATTTGTTACATTATTTATTTATAAGATTACTATGAGTAGAACAGGGTTATTAACTATGATAGCGGCTTTATTTTTAGTGGATATTTTAAAATATTTAGATCTGAAAAAGTACAAAAAAATAAGTTTTTTAGTAAAAATATCTCCAATATTACTTTTAATTATGTCGGTTGGAATAGGACTTTTATTCTCTAAAAATGAGCTTTTCAATAGTGTTCTAGCTTCTAGACCTAAATTCTGGAATATATATTTAACACAAGAGGGTAATTTCTTATCTTTATTCGGAAATGTATATTCTGCAGAGATAAAACAAGCAAATCCTTTAGATAATTCATATGTATACTTAACAGTTATGCTAGGATTGGTATCTGTGGTATTCTTTATGTTCTTATTGTACAAGGGATTAGATATTTTAATAAAGAAAAATGAAAATAAGTATATTGCTGTTATAGCGATGTTTTTAGTTTATTCGTTTGCCGAAAATATACTATTTGAGGCAGGATTTAATTTTGGGATAGTATTTTTAATTAAATATATTATACTGGATGATACTTTAAAAAATAAGTTTAGGAGAAGAAAAGATGCTAGTGTCGCTAATAATGCCTACATTAAATAGGTTTGATGATATATACAGATTTATGGATAGTTTGCTTGAGCAAACATATAAAAATTTTGAGCTTATTGTTGTAGATCAAAATGAGAACAATAAGGTTAAGGAAATTGTCGATAAATATGTAGAACGTTTAGATATAAAATATATAAAAAGTAACAAAAAAGGACTTAGCTATAATAGAAATTTAGGAATTGATGTCGCAAAGGGGGAGGTTTTAGCCTTTCCTGATGACGACTGTGCATATAAGCCTGATACAGTAGAAAAGGCTATTAATTTTTTTGAAAAAAATCAGGATTATAAAATCTATAGTTGTAAGACACTTGAT harbors:
- a CDS encoding glycosyltransferase; translated protein: MIDKKIHYVWLGGPKGNVENICINIWKDKLPDYEIIEWNEKNFDIEKEIKGKKFLEECYKQKLWAFIADYIRLKVLYEQGGLYMDTDIQVLKDLTPLMEENRLFFGYESKEYANGAIIGAEPHHPFIKDMLEFYNEDVMNSNLYTIPKIMTYILNEKYEKFDRNNFSEGIRVYDEEYFYPFNYNEEYTDDCITENTYVIHWWGKSWAKKRNYFLETKHMSGFEKIYKCMRIFASNTLLSLKRRR